Proteins co-encoded in one Phacochoerus africanus isolate WHEZ1 unplaced genomic scaffold, ROS_Pafr_v1 Scaffold_5, whole genome shotgun sequence genomic window:
- the LOC125119312 gene encoding LOW QUALITY PROTEIN: interleukin-36 gamma-like (The sequence of the model RefSeq protein was modified relative to this genomic sequence to represent the inferred CDS: inserted 2 bases in 1 codon), with translation MPVSSRRPSLLCPSSVWASLPSAAHLPLDHRIPEVMDKPQTGQVSDLSQQVWILRGQTLMTVPRSSSVAPAVTITVVPCKYPESLEQGKGAPIYFGIENPERCLYCQDIGGQPTLQLKEQKILGLYNQAEPVKSFLFYHNKTARTSSFESVAFPGWFIASSERXQPIIHTSDRGKMYNMAFNLDFRSFDRHLVAAALS, from the exons ATGCCTGTCTCTTCCAGACgccccagcctcctctgcccctcctccgTATGGGCCTCACTACCCAGTGCTGCCCACCTCCCACTGGACCACAGGATTCCAGAGG TCATGGATAAACCTCAGACTGGGCAAGTCTCCGACTTGAGTCAGCAGGTGTGGATCCTTCGGGGTCAGACCCTCATGACCGTTCCGCGGAGTAGCAGTGTGGCTCCAG CAGTCACCATCACTGTTGTCCCATGCAAGTATCCGGAGTCTCTTGAGCAAGGCAAAGGGGCTCCCATTTACTTtggaatagagaatccagaaaggTGTCTGTATTGTCAGGACATTGGGGGACAGCCCACATTGCAGCTGAAG GAGCAGAAGATACTGGGTCTGTACAATCAGGCCGAGCCCGTGAAGTCCTTCCTCTTCTATCACAACAAGACCGCCAGGACCTCCAGCTTTGAGTCCGTGGCCTTTCCTGGCTGGTTCATCGCCTCCTCTGAGAG CCAGCCCATCATCCACACTTCTGACCGAGGGAAAATGTACAATATGGCCTTCAATTTAGATTTCAGGTCTTTTGATCGCCACCTAGTGGCGGCAGCTTTGTCTTAA